From one Malus sylvestris chromosome 1, drMalSylv7.2, whole genome shotgun sequence genomic stretch:
- the LOC126621110 gene encoding uncharacterized protein LOC126621110, whose translation MAPPQPPQDSCLQRRLGTMDDFVQILNRLARAGDRYERDSDYRFLLDRVSDLFADHLRSDMRNLKQQQQQPYMDISSAALYCPPIGSSLDRSTLLCESIARILFPREESCPEEEYQGLDYAQRVRARLRTEVLVPLTNFLLSNSSLTHRGFCPVKKYLDELKGGLGQPIEPGALLPHDIIGYVDDEDVGQAAELQWRRMVEDIYLKQGNKLSNCLAVCNVSPTVAHMNVSVALSVLASQLSEEPWKGKVINFSPNPQLHNLATPQGDDDLKSKCAFVRRMHCALEIDLGKVFDLILEVAVDGNLRPDQMIKKVLVLTDFQTIDLAESDYEAIQNKFKVKGYEDAVPQIVYWKLQSWGTPVAPCRRPGVSTLDGFSDNLLKLFLDSNGEVGPYHVMEAAISGKEYENLAVCD comes from the coding sequence ATGGCTCCACCGCAACCACCCCAAGACTCTTGCCTGCAACGCCGCCTCGGGACTATGGATGACTTCGTCCAGATTCTCAACCGCCTTGCACGAGCCGGTGACAGGTACGAGCGTGACTCGGATTATCGCTTCTTACTCGACCGGGTTTCTGATCTCTTTGCAGACCACTTGCGCTCCGATATGCGAAACttgaagcagcagcagcagcagccttACATGGACATAAGCTCAGCAGCGTTGTATTGCCCTCCCATCGGCTCCTCCCTGGACCGCTCCACTCTGCTCTGCGAAAGCATTGCCAGGATTCTTTTCCCCCGAGAAGAATCATGCCCGGAGGAGGAATACCAAGGCCTTGATTACGCCCAGAGAGTCCGAGCTCGCCTCCGGACGGAGGTGTTGGTGCCCTTGACAAACTTCTTGCTCTCTAACTCCTCGCTCACTCATCGAGGATTCTGCCCCGTTAAGAAGTATTTAGATGAGTTGAAAGGCGGCCTCGGCCAGCCCATTGAGCCCGGCGCTCTCCTCCCACATGACATCATAGGGTACGTGGATGATGAGGATGTCGGGCAAGCAGCTGAGCTTCAGTGGAGGAGAATGGTGGAGGACATCTACTTGAAGCAGGGCAATAAGTTGAGCAACTGCTTGGCCGTGTGTAACGTCTCGCCTACAGTGGCCCACATGAATGTGTCGGTGGCCTTGTCAGTCTTGGCGTCCCAACTGAGTGAAGAGCCGTGGAAAGGAAAGGTGATCAATTTCAGTCCGAACCCTCAGCTGCATAATTTGGCCACACCGCAGGGCGATGATGATCTTAAGTCCAAGTGCGCGTTTGTGAGGAGGATGCATTGCGCCCTGGAAATTGATCTTGGCAAAGTGTTTGATCTGATTCTTGAGGTGGCTGTGGATGGGAATTTGAGGCCGGATCAGATGATCAAGAAGGTCTTGGTGTTGACCGACTTCCAAACCATTGACCTGGCGGAGTCTGATTATGAGGCAATACAAAACAAGTTTAAGGTGAAAGGGTACGAAGATGCGGTGCCGCAGATTGTGTATTGGAAGCTCCAGTCATGGGGGACTCCCGTGGCGCCTTGTAGGCGACCAGGGGTGAGCACCCTGGATGGCTTCTCGGACAACTTGTTGAAGTTGTTCTTGGATAGCAATGGGGAAGTTGGCCCGTACCATGTCATGGAAGCAGCCATCTCTGGCAAAGAGTATGAGAACCTGGCTGTGTGCGACTGA